One genomic segment of Streptococcus salivarius includes these proteins:
- the racE gene encoding glutamate racemase, with amino-acid sequence MDNRPIGFLDSGVGGLTVVRELKRQLPHESIVYIGDSARAPYGPRPAEQIRQYTWQLVKFLLTKDVKMIVIACNTATAVVWEEIKGALDIPVLGVVLPGSSAAIKSSQSGHIGVIGTPMTIASNIYEQKIKHLAPQMNVLSLSCPRFAPIVESNEINSSVAKKIVYESMAPLVGKVDTLVLGCTHYPLLRPIIQNVMGPSVKLIDSGAETVRDVSVLLNYFEINRSREVEDKTEEYYTTASVLGFKEIAEQWLGEEVAVQHVDLDKELEND; translated from the coding sequence ATGGATAATCGACCTATAGGATTTTTAGATTCTGGTGTCGGAGGACTGACGGTAGTACGTGAACTTAAACGTCAGTTGCCTCACGAGTCTATTGTTTATATTGGTGACTCTGCTAGGGCACCGTATGGTCCTAGACCGGCAGAACAAATCAGACAGTATACCTGGCAGTTGGTTAAATTCCTTCTGACCAAAGATGTAAAGATGATTGTTATTGCCTGTAATACGGCAACAGCAGTAGTTTGGGAGGAAATCAAAGGAGCCTTGGATATCCCAGTGCTAGGTGTGGTTTTGCCTGGTTCTAGTGCGGCTATTAAGTCTAGCCAATCGGGTCATATTGGTGTCATTGGGACTCCAATGACGATTGCCTCTAACATCTATGAACAAAAAATTAAGCATTTGGCACCACAAATGAATGTCTTGAGTTTATCTTGTCCTCGCTTTGCCCCTATTGTTGAATCCAATGAAATTAACTCAAGTGTGGCTAAAAAAATTGTTTATGAAAGCATGGCACCTTTAGTCGGTAAGGTAGATACCTTGGTTTTGGGTTGCACCCATTACCCACTTTTACGTCCCATCATCCAAAATGTTATGGGGCCAAGTGTCAAGCTAATTGATAGCGGAGCGGAAACAGTTCGTGATGTTTCTGTTTTGCTCAATTATTTTGAGATTAATCGTAGCCGTGAAGTCGAAGACAAGACGGAAGAATATTACACCACGGCTAGTGTGCTTGGTTTTAAAGAAATCGCAGAACAATGGCTAGGTGAAGAAGTTGCTGTCCAACATGTCGATTTGGACAAGGAGTTAGAAAATGACTAA
- the yidC gene encoding membrane protein insertase YidC: MNKNQKRLALMGLAASMLFFLSGCVSLDKSGNPTGWVWNLLGRPMSHVITYFADNLGLGFGLGIIFVTIIVRLIILPLGLHQSRSAAYQSAKREYLAPILEPINERLRNAETQEEKMAAQSELMQAQRENGLSLMGGVGCLPLLIQFPFFSALYYAARYTPGVLQDNFLWFNLGHRDFPLIIIIAALYYFQSWLSIQQVPEEQRKQMAATMYSMPIMMIFFGISSPAAVILYWFVGGIFSIIQQLITNYIIKPRLKEKVAEEFKKNPPKAPRTAPIKRKDVTPKNTQAIASKPKKNRNAGKQNRK, translated from the coding sequence GTGAATAAAAATCAAAAACGTCTAGCCCTGATGGGGCTTGCTGCCAGCATGCTTTTCTTCCTATCAGGATGTGTGAGCCTTGATAAGTCTGGTAATCCTACTGGTTGGGTCTGGAACCTCCTTGGTCGCCCTATGAGCCACGTCATCACCTACTTCGCTGATAATCTTGGTCTCGGCTTTGGTCTTGGTATTATCTTTGTTACCATCATTGTTCGTTTGATTATCTTGCCACTTGGTCTTCACCAATCTCGTAGCGCAGCCTACCAATCAGCAAAACGTGAGTACCTTGCGCCTATCTTGGAACCAATCAACGAACGTTTGCGTAACGCCGAAACTCAAGAGGAAAAAATGGCTGCCCAGTCTGAACTCATGCAAGCTCAGCGTGAAAACGGTCTAAGCTTGATGGGTGGTGTCGGCTGTCTTCCTCTATTGATTCAGTTCCCATTCTTCTCAGCACTCTACTACGCAGCACGTTACACTCCTGGTGTACTCCAAGATAACTTCCTCTGGTTTAACCTTGGTCACCGTGACTTCCCATTGATTATCATCATCGCAGCTCTTTACTACTTCCAATCTTGGTTGTCTATTCAACAAGTTCCTGAAGAGCAACGTAAACAAATGGCAGCGACGATGTACAGTATGCCAATCATGATGATTTTCTTTGGTATTAGCTCACCTGCAGCCGTAATCCTCTACTGGTTCGTTGGTGGTATCTTCTCTATTATCCAACAGTTGATTACCAACTACATCATCAAACCTCGCTTGAAAGAAAAAGTTGCTGAAGAGTTCAAAAAGAACCCTCCAAAAGCACCTCGTACTGCACCAATCAAGCGTAAAGATGTAACACCAAAAAATACTCAAGCAATTGCAAGTAAACCAAAGAAAAACCGTAATGCCGGTAAGCAAAATCGTAAATAA
- a CDS encoding DUF5105 domain-containing protein, with amino-acid sequence MKKYLYSGALALAAILTLSACAKPKLDAKLSVNDIVYMSGSDLKLKDDQTLVEVSFKLENTSEDMENELKTSAKQFYLKDKDGKKVTASKLDKGDLPTLFNKNKNVEDATDDFGKLEADDYKTVSLFFEVNNDESYKLYFESKDEKTEGQTVSTSLKDFDGKTTTNVKKAVDAYFNAVLLGGESKDYSKFVSNDLDKAKGELNQYFSDSLQYSYDDTDHIKPTGDEIPKVFGWVQTANRERGSYTVDNIIVAKDKAEFNVSMSTISMKAADDAYGANHPNLTDDLKNYLQSNGANAGNVDQLTRQYYMETYLPNSIKEVSPSAPKTEGTNIFDNYSVELTKKDDKWAFPDKDSYVGKWEYYPLFYAYTGQQGTLTKNY; translated from the coding sequence ATGAAAAAATATCTTTACTCTGGGGCTCTTGCTCTAGCAGCCATCTTAACGCTCTCAGCATGTGCCAAGCCAAAACTTGATGCCAAGCTTTCTGTTAACGATATTGTCTATATGTCAGGAAGCGACCTCAAGCTCAAGGATGACCAAACCCTAGTCGAAGTTTCATTCAAACTCGAGAATACTTCGGAAGATATGGAAAATGAGCTTAAAACATCTGCTAAACAATTCTACCTCAAAGATAAAGATGGTAAAAAAGTCACAGCAAGCAAGCTCGACAAGGGCGACCTACCTACTCTCTTCAATAAAAATAAGAACGTAGAGGACGCTACAGATGACTTTGGAAAGCTTGAAGCTGACGACTACAAGACTGTCTCACTCTTTTTCGAAGTTAACAACGACGAAAGCTATAAACTCTATTTTGAATCAAAAGATGAGAAAACAGAGGGACAAACAGTTTCTACTAGCCTAAAAGATTTCGATGGTAAAACAACTACCAATGTTAAAAAGGCTGTTGATGCTTATTTCAATGCAGTTCTTCTAGGTGGTGAAAGCAAAGACTACAGTAAATTTGTTTCTAACGACTTGGACAAAGCCAAGGGCGAACTTAACCAATATTTCTCAGATAGCCTTCAATACAGCTATGATGATACTGATCATATCAAACCAACCGGTGATGAAATTCCAAAAGTTTTTGGTTGGGTCCAAACTGCTAACCGTGAACGCGGTAGCTATACTGTTGATAACATTATTGTCGCTAAAGATAAGGCAGAATTCAATGTCAGCATGTCAACTATCAGTATGAAAGCTGCAGACGATGCCTATGGTGCTAATCACCCAAATCTCACAGATGACCTTAAAAACTACCTACAAAGCAATGGTGCCAACGCTGGAAATGTCGATCAACTAACAAGACAATACTACATGGAAACTTACCTACCGAATTCAATCAAAGAAGTAAGCCCATCAGCACCAAAGACAGAAGGAACAAATATCTTTGATAATTACTCAGTCGAACTTACTAAAAAAGACGACAAGTGGGCCTTCCCAGATAAAGATAGCTATGTCGGAAAATGGGAATACTACCCACTCTTCTACGCTTACACAGGCCAGCAAGGGACACTTACAAAAAACTATTAG
- a CDS encoding YneF family protein, with protein MNTVLWIILVFVALLGGFYGGAYFARKQMEKELAENPRLNVDAVRTMMSAAGQKPNEAKVRQTYNQIIKQQKQALADSKKKKK; from the coding sequence ATGAACACCGTCCTTTGGATTATTCTTGTTTTTGTAGCCCTTTTGGGTGGTTTTTATGGAGGCGCATACTTTGCCCGCAAACAAATGGAGAAAGAATTGGCTGAAAATCCTCGTTTGAATGTGGACGCTGTTCGTACCATGATGTCAGCTGCGGGTCAAAAACCAAATGAAGCAAAAGTGCGTCAAACATATAACCAAATTATCAAACAACAAAAACAAGCACTTGCAGATAGCAAGAAAAAGAAAAAATAA
- a CDS encoding acylphosphatase, with protein MQKVRLLVSGRVQGVGFRYSTYALALDIGDIYGRVWNNDDGTVEILAQSDNPAKLAKFIQEVRKGPSKWSKVTYVDVTMANFSNYSDFRMAN; from the coding sequence ATGCAAAAAGTACGATTATTAGTCTCAGGAAGAGTCCAAGGTGTTGGTTTTCGTTATTCAACCTATGCTCTAGCACTAGATATTGGAGATATATACGGTCGGGTTTGGAATAATGACGACGGAACTGTTGAAATCCTAGCTCAGTCAGACAATCCTGCTAAGTTAGCTAAATTTATTCAAGAAGTTCGAAAAGGACCTTCAAAATGGTCTAAAGTAACCTATGTCGATGTGACCATGGCAAACTTCTCAAATTACAGCGATTTTCGGATGGCTAATTAA
- a CDS encoding HD domain-containing protein, producing the protein MKRPEDDKEFMEVVGHLISHPRFQKLDGIVQHHHSTRLEHSVNVSYTSYKIAKKFGWDAKSTARGGLLHDFFYYDWRVTKFNKSHAWVHPRIAVRNARKLVNLNKKEEDIILKHMWGATIAPPKYKESYIVTMVDKYWAVKEAATPLRNRIKNRKFFRRKTLQSHHQ; encoded by the coding sequence ATGAAACGACCAGAAGATGATAAAGAATTCATGGAAGTTGTGGGACATTTGATTTCACACCCACGTTTTCAAAAATTGGATGGGATTGTACAACACCATCATTCGACACGTTTAGAACACTCGGTTAATGTTAGTTACACCAGCTATAAGATTGCTAAAAAATTTGGCTGGGATGCCAAGAGTACTGCTCGAGGCGGTCTCTTACATGACTTTTTCTATTATGATTGGCGAGTGACTAAATTTAATAAGAGTCATGCTTGGGTACACCCACGTATTGCTGTTCGTAATGCTAGAAAGCTTGTTAATCTAAATAAAAAAGAAGAGGATATTATCCTCAAGCATATGTGGGGAGCAACGATTGCACCGCCGAAGTATAAGGAATCTTATATTGTTACTATGGTGGATAAGTATTGGGCGGTTAAAGAAGCGGCGACACCCTTACGAAACCGAATTAAAAATCGTAAGTTTTTCCGTCGTAAGACCCTACAAAGCCACCACCAATAA
- a CDS encoding Bax inhibitor-1/YccA family protein, protein MESNAIYTTSDAGLSRFFGKIYGLVGMGVGLSAVISYLMLFPLSHVFVNILMNYSWVYMAALFLEFGLVFLASGAARRNTPAALPLFLVYSALNGFTLSFIIVQYTQAIVFQAFLSTAIVFFIMALIGVSIKRDLSGMAKFLMAALIGIIVASLINIFFASSMMSFVISIVSILIFSGLIAYDNQMIKKVYYGTNGQVTDGWAVSMALSLYLDFINLFLNILRLFARRN, encoded by the coding sequence ATGGAATCAAATGCAATTTATACGACTAGTGATGCGGGCTTAAGCCGCTTTTTCGGAAAGATTTATGGCCTTGTTGGTATGGGAGTGGGACTTTCAGCAGTCATTTCTTATCTGATGCTCTTCCCTCTCTCGCATGTTTTTGTCAATATTCTCATGAATTATTCTTGGGTTTACATGGCAGCCCTCTTTTTAGAGTTTGGTTTGGTCTTTTTGGCTAGCGGTGCTGCACGAAGAAATACACCTGCAGCCCTACCTTTATTTTTGGTTTATTCCGCTTTGAATGGATTTACACTTAGTTTTATCATCGTTCAATACACGCAAGCTATAGTTTTTCAAGCTTTCCTTAGCACTGCCATTGTTTTCTTTATCATGGCCCTTATCGGAGTTAGTATTAAGCGAGATCTATCAGGCATGGCTAAGTTCCTTATGGCAGCCTTGATTGGGATTATTGTGGCTAGCTTGATTAATATTTTCTTTGCAAGTAGCATGATGAGTTTTGTGATTAGTATTGTATCAATTCTTATTTTCTCTGGTTTAATTGCCTATGATAACCAGATGATTAAAAAGGTTTACTACGGTACCAATGGTCAGGTCACAGATGGATGGGCAGTTTCTATGGCACTTAGTCTTTACTTGGATTTCATTAACTTATTCTTGAATATCTTGCGACTCTTTGCTAGACGTAATTAG
- a CDS encoding diaminopimelate decarboxylase, protein MTKTPFITADKLEQITAEFPTPFHLYDEKGIRETARAVNAAFSWNPGFKEFFAVKATPNPAILKILKEEGCGVDCATDTELVMSKKIGFDSSAISFTSNDTRAEEFVYARDINATINLDAYEDIFFLEEAAGLPETLSLRFNPGGVFSLGTDIMDHPEESKFGMTKEQLFKGYAYLKEKGVKSFGLHAFLASNTVTNEYYPTLAAQLFELAVEIKNELGVSLDFINLSGGVGVDYTPANKQNDIAVIGEGVHAKFDEILVPNGLGHISIYTELGRFMTAPHGLVVTKVLHIKDTYRRYVGVDASAVNLLRPAMYDAYHHITNMTNPDGDIQVVDVTGSLCENNDKFAKNRELPEARIGDTLVIHDTGAHGFSMGYNYNGRLRSAEILYQEDGTARMIRRAETMNDYFATLDGFDFDI, encoded by the coding sequence ATGACAAAAACACCTTTTATTACGGCTGATAAACTTGAACAAATCACTGCAGAATTTCCAACACCTTTCCATCTTTACGATGAAAAAGGTATTCGTGAAACAGCGCGTGCAGTTAATGCAGCCTTTTCGTGGAATCCAGGTTTTAAAGAATTCTTTGCTGTAAAAGCTACACCTAATCCAGCAATCCTCAAAATCTTGAAGGAAGAAGGGTGTGGTGTCGATTGTGCGACCGATACAGAGCTTGTCATGAGTAAGAAAATTGGTTTTGATAGTAGCGCCATTAGCTTTACATCTAATGATACACGTGCAGAAGAGTTTGTTTACGCGCGTGATATTAATGCGACAATTAACCTTGATGCTTACGAAGATATCTTTTTCTTGGAAGAGGCTGCAGGGCTTCCTGAAACCCTTTCTTTGCGCTTTAACCCAGGGGGCGTCTTCTCTCTTGGTACTGATATCATGGATCATCCTGAAGAATCAAAATTTGGGATGACTAAGGAACAGCTCTTCAAAGGTTATGCCTACCTTAAAGAAAAAGGAGTGAAATCATTCGGTTTGCATGCTTTCTTAGCGTCAAATACAGTAACGAATGAGTATTACCCAACCTTGGCTGCTCAACTGTTTGAATTGGCGGTAGAAATCAAGAATGAACTTGGTGTTAGTCTTGACTTTATCAACTTATCAGGTGGTGTTGGAGTGGACTACACACCAGCCAATAAACAAAATGATATTGCCGTTATCGGTGAAGGCGTTCATGCTAAATTTGATGAAATCCTTGTTCCGAATGGTCTTGGACACATCAGTATTTACACTGAGCTTGGGCGTTTCATGACAGCACCTCATGGCCTTGTCGTTACTAAGGTTCTTCATATTAAGGACACTTATCGTCGCTATGTTGGTGTAGATGCTTCTGCGGTTAACTTGCTCCGTCCAGCTATGTACGATGCCTACCACCACATCACGAATATGACTAATCCAGATGGTGACATTCAAGTAGTTGATGTGACAGGTTCGCTTTGTGAAAATAATGATAAGTTTGCTAAGAACCGTGAATTGCCAGAAGCTCGTATTGGAGATACATTGGTTATCCACGACACAGGTGCTCATGGTTTCTCAATGGGTTACAACTATAATGGACGCCTTCGTTCTGCAGAAATTCTCTACCAAGAAGATGGCACAGCTCGTATGATTCGCCGTGCAGAGACGATGAATGATTACTTTGCCACTCTTGATGGTTTTGATTTTGACATTTAA
- the xerD gene encoding site-specific tyrosine recombinase XerD, producing MTISSFQKQLTTQITDFLATKVISESSKQAYAYDLKQFATSISGQIDQTSLKLYENQLKEWKPSVQKRKRSAVNQFLLYLYQKGELEKFFKLSETVTIPSQEDKLRILDLSSLYEGREGVGKLSCLLILELGLLPSEILELDWSDIDLDFGVVTVAKGSTKRVLRLEADVKQYLLAIKDVNSQGLLLGKVYTRQWLYKQIQTYVSDCGLSNVTAQVLRQQFILRQIEKGTGAFELARLLGLKSPVTLEKYYKT from the coding sequence ATGACTATATCATCATTCCAAAAACAACTGACAACTCAGATCACTGATTTTCTGGCTACTAAGGTCATTTCGGAGAGTTCAAAGCAAGCTTATGCTTATGATCTTAAGCAGTTTGCAACGTCGATTTCAGGACAAATTGATCAAACCAGTCTCAAGCTCTATGAAAACCAACTGAAGGAATGGAAGCCATCCGTACAAAAGCGTAAGCGCTCTGCGGTCAATCAATTTTTGCTATACCTCTATCAAAAGGGGGAATTAGAGAAATTTTTCAAACTATCAGAGACGGTTACGATACCTTCTCAGGAGGATAAGTTGCGAATACTGGATCTTTCATCGCTTTATGAGGGGCGTGAAGGGGTTGGTAAGCTGTCTTGTCTGCTGATTCTAGAGTTGGGGCTATTACCTTCAGAGATTTTGGAGTTGGACTGGTCCGATATTGACTTGGATTTTGGTGTTGTAACTGTGGCCAAGGGAAGCACTAAGCGTGTTCTCAGACTTGAAGCAGATGTGAAGCAGTATTTGTTGGCTATTAAAGATGTCAACAGCCAGGGCTTGCTTTTGGGTAAGGTCTATACTCGACAATGGCTGTATAAGCAAATCCAGACTTATGTTAGTGACTGTGGCTTATCGAATGTAACTGCTCAAGTCTTGCGTCAGCAATTTATTCTTAGACAGATTGAAAAGGGAACGGGCGCCTTTGAACTTGCTCGTTTACTGGGACTAAAAAGTCCAGTGACCTTGGAGAAATACTATAAAACCTAA
- the cbpB gene encoding cyclic-di-AMP-binding protein CbpB yields MIAKEFEDFLLAHLDNYLIPSDQVAIFIDSHNADHVVLLLTSNGYSRVPVLTKDKHYLGTISLTDIKRYQDEHNLQEWEMVNRDIGPMTSDVVETVEDNANLNEVMHKLVNNPFLPVVDSQGIFKGIITRKSILKAVNSLLHDFTHDYIIIPKTTDNSDH; encoded by the coding sequence ATGATTGCTAAAGAATTTGAAGATTTTTTGTTGGCTCATTTAGATAATTATTTAATTCCATCAGATCAGGTTGCTATTTTTATTGATAGTCACAACGCTGATCATGTGGTCTTGCTTTTGACAAGCAATGGTTATTCGCGCGTTCCCGTTTTGACTAAGGATAAGCACTATCTTGGGACCATATCTTTGACAGATATTAAGCGTTATCAAGATGAACATAACTTGCAAGAGTGGGAGATGGTTAACCGTGATATCGGACCGATGACATCAGATGTCGTGGAAACAGTGGAAGATAATGCCAATCTAAATGAGGTAATGCATAAGCTAGTTAATAATCCTTTCCTTCCTGTGGTTGACAGCCAAGGTATTTTCAAAGGAATTATCACACGAAAATCGATTCTAAAGGCGGTTAATAGCCTCTTACATGACTTTACACATGACTATATCATCATTCCAAAAACAACTGACAACTCAGATCACTGA
- a CDS encoding nucleoside-triphosphate diphosphatase encodes MTKSIFEYKDEQDWYLASFGNYNHLTCFGGDEAYEQFVDFFQALTNVLAVSGFQLHIAKHSSDLRLVSFILDCLKEETGRDLAVTQHQGALVVSEGDKLVYVHVPREGVALSDFFGSDNKSDFGDVLLIATRNEGKTKEFRKLFGKLGIKVENLNDYPDLPEVAETGMTFEENARLKAETISELTGKMVLSDDSGLQVDVLGGLPGVWSARFAGPDATDDENNAKLLHELAMVLDDSKRTANFHTTLVVAAPGRDSLVVDADWKGYIGREPKGDNGFGYDPLFLVGNTGKTAAELSAEEKNEQSHRGQAVKKLMEVFPAWQNKQ; translated from the coding sequence ATGACTAAATCAATTTTTGAATATAAAGACGAACAAGACTGGTATTTGGCTAGTTTTGGAAACTACAATCACTTGACTTGTTTTGGTGGTGATGAGGCCTATGAGCAATTTGTTGACTTTTTCCAAGCTTTGACTAACGTTTTGGCTGTTAGTGGCTTTCAGTTACATATTGCGAAACATTCTTCAGACCTTCGCTTGGTATCCTTTATTTTGGATTGCTTGAAAGAGGAAACTGGTCGTGACCTAGCTGTTACGCAACATCAAGGGGCTTTGGTAGTTAGTGAAGGAGATAAGCTTGTCTATGTACATGTGCCTAGAGAAGGTGTCGCCTTGAGCGATTTCTTTGGTTCTGATAACAAATCAGACTTTGGTGATGTCCTATTGATTGCGACACGCAATGAAGGAAAAACCAAGGAATTTCGTAAACTATTTGGAAAACTAGGTATTAAGGTAGAGAATCTTAATGATTATCCAGACCTTCCTGAAGTTGCTGAAACGGGTATGACCTTTGAAGAAAATGCACGCTTGAAGGCGGAAACCATTTCTGAATTAACTGGTAAAATGGTCCTTTCAGATGACTCTGGTTTGCAGGTAGATGTTCTTGGAGGTTTACCAGGAGTTTGGTCTGCTCGCTTTGCTGGTCCTGATGCTACGGATGATGAAAATAATGCTAAATTATTACACGAGCTGGCTATGGTGCTTGATGATAGCAAACGTACTGCGAACTTCCATACAACCCTAGTTGTTGCAGCCCCTGGACGTGATAGTTTGGTTGTTGATGCCGACTGGAAGGGTTATATTGGCCGAGAACCGAAAGGTGACAATGGTTTTGGTTATGATCCACTCTTTTTAGTTGGTAATACGGGTAAAACGGCAGCAGAGCTTTCTGCAGAAGAGAAAAATGAACAATCTCACCGTGGACAAGCTGTTAAGAAACTTATGGAGGTCTTCCCAGCATGGCAGAACAAACAATAA
- a CDS encoding TrmH family RNA methyltransferase: protein MEIIQSKQNASIKSARKLLQRKHRKTSYLLEGWHLFEEAKASGAEILQVFVLEEMADCVANMAKVKLVSPEVLKELCETQTPQGIVAEVAKQSQALPESLSGKYLLLEDVQDPGNVGTMIRTADAAGYDGVFLSDRSADIYNQKTLRSMQGSHFHLPIYRGPILDMVEACRKQGVPVLATTLSDVSVDYKAVKTDGNFALVMGNEGQGISQEMAESADQLVHISMPGQAESLNVAVAAGILMFSL from the coding sequence ATGGAAATCATTCAATCAAAGCAAAATGCTAGCATTAAGTCTGCTAGAAAATTATTGCAGCGCAAGCACCGTAAAACTAGTTATCTTTTAGAAGGATGGCATCTTTTTGAGGAAGCAAAGGCAAGTGGTGCTGAGATTCTTCAAGTTTTCGTGCTTGAGGAAATGGCTGATTGTGTGGCTAATATGGCTAAGGTGAAGTTGGTTAGTCCAGAGGTGCTCAAGGAGCTCTGTGAAACTCAGACCCCCCAAGGGATTGTGGCAGAAGTTGCTAAACAATCTCAAGCCTTGCCAGAGTCTCTCTCAGGTAAGTACCTTCTCTTGGAGGATGTTCAGGATCCTGGCAATGTAGGAACAATGATTCGCACAGCGGATGCCGCAGGTTACGATGGAGTTTTTTTGTCAGACAGATCAGCTGATATTTATAATCAGAAGACCTTGCGTTCTATGCAGGGAAGTCATTTCCATCTTCCAATCTATCGTGGACCTATTCTTGACATGGTTGAGGCTTGCAGAAAGCAAGGGGTACCCGTCTTGGCAACGACTCTCTCAGATGTCTCGGTTGACTATAAAGCAGTTAAGACAGATGGTAATTTTGCCTTAGTGATGGGAAATGAAGGTCAAGGAATTAGTCAGGAAATGGCTGAGTCTGCTGATCAACTTGTACATATTAGCATGCCAGGTCAGGCGGAGAGTCTGAATGTTGCTGTGGCAGCAGGAATTCTCATGTTTAGTCTCTAG
- a CDS encoding metallophosphoesterase, translating to MAEQTIIVMSDSHGERDIVVDIKNRYQGKVDAIFHNGDSELESSDPVWEGIHVVRGNCDYDSGYPERLVVKLGDVIIAQTHGHLYGINFTWDKLDLWAQQEDADICLYGHLHAAVAWRNGKTVFINPGSVSQPRGPIHEKLYAKVIINSSKIRVEYYTRDHELYSELTQEFER from the coding sequence ATGGCAGAACAAACAATAATCGTAATGAGCGACTCCCATGGAGAACGTGACATTGTAGTAGATATAAAAAATCGTTATCAGGGGAAGGTAGATGCTATTTTCCATAACGGAGATTCTGAGTTAGAATCAAGTGATCCTGTCTGGGAAGGTATCCATGTGGTTCGTGGCAACTGTGATTATGATTCAGGTTATCCAGAACGTTTGGTCGTAAAACTTGGTGATGTGATTATTGCACAAACACATGGTCATCTTTATGGCATTAATTTTACCTGGGACAAGTTAGATCTTTGGGCGCAACAAGAGGATGCAGATATTTGCCTCTATGGCCACTTGCATGCGGCAGTAGCTTGGCGAAATGGTAAGACAGTGTTTATCAACCCAGGATCTGTTTCACAGCCACGTGGACCTATCCATGAGAAACTTTATGCTAAGGTGATTATAAACAGTTCAAAAATTCGTGTAGAATATTACACACGTGACCATGAACTTTATTCAGAACTTACACAGGAATTTGAACGATGA
- a CDS encoding TetR/AcrR family transcriptional regulator: MLKEATISERKIVNAFIELLEESSLEQISITDIIKKANLSRPTFYYYYSNKEDLVETTFSKILDKISSILQEDMTYQEGVVTEMLRYLKENQKLCLTLMTHIPNINEMIREFIIETILNSDIENVTELMEQSYHIPAKYSLEVYVSTIVTILTIWLKEGCIESPEELADIILEAVIIKVK, translated from the coding sequence ATGCTCAAGGAAGCAACTATTTCCGAACGAAAAATTGTCAACGCATTTATTGAACTCTTAGAGGAGAGTTCACTCGAACAAATCAGCATCACAGATATCATCAAGAAGGCAAATCTCAGCAGACCGACCTTCTACTACTACTATTCAAATAAGGAAGATTTGGTTGAAACAACCTTCTCAAAGATTTTAGATAAAATCTCAAGTATTCTTCAGGAAGACATGACCTACCAAGAAGGTGTTGTCACTGAAATGCTACGATATCTTAAGGAAAATCAAAAACTCTGTCTCACCTTGATGACACACATTCCAAACATCAATGAGATGATTCGTGAATTCATTATCGAGACTATCCTTAACTCTGATATTGAAAATGTTACAGAGCTCATGGAACAAAGCTATCATATCCCTGCCAAATATTCATTGGAAGTTTATGTTAGCACTATTGTTACCATTTTGACAATCTGGCTCAAAGAAGGCTGTATCGAATCCCCTGAGGAATTAGCCGATATCATTCTTGAAGCTGTCATCATTAAAGTAAAATAA